A genome region from Alphaproteobacteria bacterium includes the following:
- a CDS encoding low molecular weight phosphotyrosine protein phosphatase, whose protein sequence is MKGKSVISVLFVCTGNICRSPTAEGVFRHLVEDAGLEDEFRIASSGTESYHVGDPPDARSVRMAAKYGVSLQGQKARHLSAKDYAEFDYIFAMDSGHYSIINTRAPKNARAKIAMFLESGDVPDPWYGAEPDFEHVYALVRKRCEELLMTIRKAHKI, encoded by the coding sequence ATTAAAGGCAAGAGCGTGATCAGCGTTTTATTCGTCTGCACCGGTAATATCTGCCGCTCCCCCACCGCCGAGGGCGTGTTCCGTCATCTGGTCGAGGATGCGGGGCTGGAGGATGAATTCAGGATCGCGTCATCCGGCACCGAAAGCTACCATGTTGGCGACCCGCCCGACGCGCGGTCTGTGCGTATGGCCGCAAAATACGGCGTGTCGTTGCAGGGGCAAAAGGCGCGGCACCTGTCGGCGAAGGATTACGCCGAATTCGATTATATTTTCGCAATGGATAGCGGGCATTATTCCATCATCAATACCCGCGCGCCGAAAAACGCCCGTGCCAAGATCGCCATGTTTCTTGAATCCGGCGATGTGCCGGACCCGTGGTACGGGGCGGAGCCCGATTTTGAGCATGTCTATGCACTGGTGCGCAAACGCTGCGAAGAATTGTTGATGACAATACGGAAGGCCCACAAAATATGA